In the Verrucomicrobiota bacterium genome, GTGAAAGAGGAAAAACGGCTTGCCCGGCGATTCGCGGACGTGCCGCTCCAAAAACTCGCGGCTCCTTTTCAGGAACACCAGGTCCACGTCCTCCATCGGAAAATTCGTGGCGATGAGACCGGCGCGGCAGTCGTTGGCGTAGGCGTGCCTGGGGAGCTTGGATTTGTCGAGCGGGCCAGCCGGCGGCACCGGCACGCGGTCGTTTTCGATGAAGGCGTAGAGCCAGTCCGTCGTGGGACAGCACGCCGTGCCGAAAAAACTGTCGAAGCCGCAGTCCACCGGCCCGCCCGCCAGGCGCCGCGAAAAATCCACGCGCCGCACGGCCGCGAGTCCGCCCGCGTTCACGGGCTGCCCGTCTTGGTCAAAGAACGTCAGGCCGACGTGCCACTTGCCGACGCAGGCCGTGCCGTAGCCTCGCTCGCGGAGCATCGCGGGCAGCGTGAGCTTCCCTTGCGCAATCAAAGACGGCCCGCCGGCGCCGGTGAAAACCGTGCCGCCATTCGGCACGCGAAACGCCATCTGCCCCGTGAGCAGACTGTAGCGCGTGGGCGTGCAGACGGTGGCGGGGCTGTGCGCGTCGGTGAAACGCATCCCCTCGCGCGCAAGCCGGTCCAGATTCGGCGTGGCGACCTTGGACCGCTCGTTGTAGCAGCGCACGTCGCCATAGCCGAGGTCGTCGGCGAGGATGAGGAGGATGTTGGGTGGGTCCGCCGCCACACAACGTCCGGAGAACAGGACGCCAAGCGCAATCAGAAGGCCGAACAGTGATTTCATGTCGGGCGCGGGATGGTCCCCATCTTGCCGCCTGCCTCTCCGTTGCTGACAGAAGGAAGGGGGCGGAAACAGGGGAATCGGTTGCTTCGCGTCGAAAGTGAAGACGATTTTTTTCATGGTGAATTTGTGTGCCGGAGCATTCTTCGAGTCTGACTTCATTCGTAGTTGAACTGAACACCTACGGCCGAGTCTTCAGCATCTGCGCGAGCTGCGCTTCGCTGAACTCGTATGGCCCCGCGCTCGGCGGGCGGAACTCGGTATTTAGGCTCCGTCCACCCCACGCGGTCTTGATGAATCATCTTTCCAGTCCGCCACGCAACCACGCGGCGTTCACTCTCGCGAGTCCGTCGCCGGCTTTGTCCTGCGTGGTTATTTCTTGCGTGAATTTCAAGCCAGCACCCCTTTCACCACGGAACCGTGCACATCGGTCAAACGGAACTGGCGGCCCTGGTAGCGATACGTCAGCGCCTCGTGGTTCAGGCCGCAGAGGTGCAGCATGGTCGCCTGCATGTCATGCACGCTCACGGGGTCACGCACGATGTTCCACGCGAAGTCATCGGTCTCGCCGAAGACGCTGCCGGGCTTCACGCCGCCGCCCGCCAGCCACATGCTGTAGGCGCGTCCGAAATGATCGCGGCCCGTCGGCTTTGCCGGATCGCCCTGGCCGAAGGGCGTGCGGCCAAATTCACCGCCCCACAGGATGAGCGTGTCGTCGAGCAGACCACGTTGCTTCAAGTCCATCACCAGTGCGGCGCTGGGCTGGTCGGTGTCTTTGCATTGCTCGGCGAGTTGCGTGAACAAATTGCCGTGCTGATCCCAGCCGCTGTGCATGAGTTGCACGAAGCGCACGCCGCGCTCCACAAGCCGCCGCGCGATGAGACAGTTGTTCGCGTAGGTGCCCTTCTTCAACGCATCGGGGCCGTAGAGGTCGATCACGCTCTTTGGTTCCTTCGAGAAGTCGAGCAGGTCGGGCACGCTGGCCTGCATGCGGAAGGCCATCTCGTATTGCGCGATGCGCGTGTCGATCTCCGGGTCGCCGTAGTGCTTCAAGTGTTCGGCGTTCATCGCCTGGATGTCGTCGAGCAATGCGCGCCGGCCCTCGCGGCTCATGCCGTCGGGGTTGTTGAGATACGGCACCGGATCGCCCGTGTTGCGAAAACGGACGCCTTGGTAGCGGCTCGGGAGAAAACCGCTGCCCCAGTAGTAATCGTAGAAAAGCTGGCCGCAGGTCTTGCCTTTGTCCGAGGAAGTCATGGCGACGAACGCGGGCAATTCATCCGTCTCGCAGCCCAGTCCGTAGGCCAGCCACGCGCCCATGCTCGGGCGTCCGGGAATCTGCGAGCCGGTCATAAAGAAGGTCACGCCCGGCGCGTGGTTCACCGCCTCGGTGTGCATCGAGCGCACCACGCAGATGTCGTCCGCCACGGAGCCGATGTGCGGGAGCAGTTCGCTGATCTCGGTGCCGGATTTTCCCCACGCTTTGAACGGCTTGATGCCGGGAACCGCCGGCCATTTCTTGTAGCCGCTCGACATGGTGGAAAGCCGCGTCGCGCCGCGAATGCTGTCGGGGATGTCCTTGCCGGACTCCTCCACCAGCACGGGCTTCGGATCGAACAAGTCCACATGCGACGGCCCGCCGCCCTGCCAGAGGCAGATGACGTGTTTCGCGCGCGGAGCGAAGTGCGGGAGGTTCGGCAGGCCGGGCTGTTTGCCTTTCAAGGGCCCGTTCGCTGCGAACAAACCAGTGCGGCCAAGCAGCGAGGCGAGCGCGATGCCGCCGATGCCTTGCGCGGCGGCGCCGAGGAACGTGCGGCGCGTGACGCGCTGGAGGTTGAGGGAAAGGGAGTGATGGAGCGGTGGAGTGGTGAGTGGGGCGGCAACGGAGTGGTGGAGTGGAGGAGTGATGGGACTCGCGTCTTTGGTCATCCTTGAATCAATCGTGGGCTTTCGGCTCATAAAATCATTCCTCCAATACTCCGTCATTCCGTTTCCCCCGCGATCCAGTTCTTCGCCTCGCTGCCGTACACCTCGTTCGACTCCCGGAGCACGACCGCCTCCGTCCAGCTTCCCTCGTCGCGCTTGCGCTCCAGCGACTCGACGAGGCGGAGCATCCCGTTCTCCAGGCGGAAGGCGAGCGCGTCCAGCATCTCAAACTGCTCCGGCGTAATCTGCCCGGCGCGCTGATAAGCGAAGTAACCAGAGACCGACTCGCCGAGGGAGCCGAGCGAGATGTTGAGCGCCTGTAAATACTCGCGAATGGTCCGCCGGCAGTAGCCTTCGGCGATGTTGCGATGCACCGAGTCCGCCGAGGCAATCGCCTGTGAGACGATTTTCTTCCGCTCAAAGGGCCAGTTCTGGAAGGTCTCGCAAGTCAGCCGATAGAGATCGATGGCGTCCTGCCAGACGCGGAGTTGCTGGTAGCCACGGTTGAGGTTGCGACGCGGGAGCGGCGCGGGAGGAGTGGAACCGGAGTGATGGAGTGATGGAGTGGTGGAGGGATGGCCTGTCGCCCCTCCAGCACTGCCACTGACGTTTCTGCGATTTTTGTAGTTCACGTTCATAACTCCATCACTCCACTACTCCGCCCCCTCACTCCCTGGTCAGCGCCTCATCCAAATTGAACAACGCCAGGCAGACCGTGCTCATCGCGGCGTGATCCGCAGGATTCAACTCCTTGTCCCGCGCGGCGGCCCCACTGCTCACGAGCTTCGTCGCCGCCTCCGCATCAGCAGCGTAGATGGCGTGCTGGCGGTCGTAGGCGCGCGCCAGCAGTTTCAGGTCGTTCTTCGTCGGCACGCGACCGAGCACGCGGCGGAACGCGAAGGTGAGTTGTGCGTCGCGGCTCCTCTCGGAGTGCAACGTCTTCTCCGCCAGCACACGCGCCGCTTCCATCCACGTCACGTCGTTGAGCGTGGTAAGCGCGTGGAGCGGCGTGGACGTGGTGCCCGCGCCCACGCGGCAGGTCTGGCGCGCGGAGGCGTCGAACATGTTGACCGGGCCGACGGTGCGCCGCCAGAAGGTGTAGAGACTGCGCCGATACAGGTCCGCGCCCTTCGACGCGGGATAGGTGAAGTCGCGTTCCTTGGTGATGGCCAGCGTCTCCCACACCGCGTCGGGTTGGTAGGGATAGACTGGCGCTCCGCCGATGCGCGCATCGAGCAGGCCGCTCGCGGACAGGGCCACGTCGCGAAGAATCAGCGACGGCATGCGGAAGCGTGACGCGCGGGCCATCAGGCGGTTCTCCGGATCGCGCTGGATTAACTCCGGCGTGGCCCGACTGCTCTGACGATACGTCGCGCTGGTCACGATGAGCCGGTGAATGTGTTTCTGGCTCCAGGCGCGCTCGCGAAACTCCACCGCCAGCCAGTCGAGCAAATCACGATGCACCGGCACTTCGCTCTGCACGCCGAGGTCTTCCACCGTCTTCACCAGGCCGTTGCCGAAGAAGTATTGCCACATGCGGTTGACCTGCACGCGCGCGGTGAGCGGATGCTCCGGCTGAAACAGCCAGTGCGCGAAACCAAGCCGGTTGCTGGCCGCGCCGGCCGGCTGCGGCGGCAGGAACGACGGCGGCGCGAACGTCACCTTGGCTTTGGGCTTCAAGTATTCGCCCCGGTCGAGGATGAAGGTGTCACGCGGTTTTGTGTCCTCCATCACCATCACGCGCGGCATCTCCTCGTTCTTGAGGTTGGTGATCCTGCCCTTGAGCACATCGACTTTCTTGCCGAGCGGGTCTTTCTTCGCCAGGTCGGGCCACACCTTTTCCTCAAAATGTCTGCGAACGGCTTTCTTGTCCGCCTCGCTGCGTTCGGCTGCGGGCTGCGCGAGAATGGGCGTGATGTTGTGGGGCAGGTTGGCGCGGTTCGTCTCCACCGTCGCGCTCCAGTTCGTCCACGCCACCTCGCGCTTCCCTGCGAGGTTCGCCTCGGCCTCCAGATTCTTCAGCTCGGCTTCCCAGCCGGCGAGTTGCTTCTTCTGCTCCGGCGAAGAGAGATCAAGCGTGGGTCCGGCGGCCCGAATGCGTTTGCCGCCGCCGGCCAGGCCGTTCTCCGGCAGTTGGTTGAACAACGCCATCATCCCGTAGTAATCGCGCTGCGTCATCGGATCGTATTTGTGGTCGTGGCATTGCGCGCAGGCCATCGTGAGGCCGAGCCAGGTCGTCGCCGTGGTGTCCACGCGGTCGAACA is a window encoding:
- a CDS encoding DUF1501 domain-containing protein; translation: MTKDASPITPPLHHSVAAPLTTPPLHHSLSLNLQRVTRRTFLGAAAQGIGGIALASLLGRTGLFAANGPLKGKQPGLPNLPHFAPRAKHVICLWQGGGPSHVDLFDPKPVLVEESGKDIPDSIRGATRLSTMSSGYKKWPAVPGIKPFKAWGKSGTEISELLPHIGSVADDICVVRSMHTEAVNHAPGVTFFMTGSQIPGRPSMGAWLAYGLGCETDELPAFVAMTSSDKGKTCGQLFYDYYWGSGFLPSRYQGVRFRNTGDPVPYLNNPDGMSREGRRALLDDIQAMNAEHLKHYGDPEIDTRIAQYEMAFRMQASVPDLLDFSKEPKSVIDLYGPDALKKGTYANNCLIARRLVERGVRFVQLMHSGWDQHGNLFTQLAEQCKDTDQPSAALVMDLKQRGLLDDTLILWGGEFGRTPFGQGDPAKPTGRDHFGRAYSMWLAGGGVKPGSVFGETDDFAWNIVRDPVSVHDMQATMLHLCGLNHEALTYRYQGRQFRLTDVHGSVVKGVLA
- a CDS encoding four helix bundle protein, whose product is MNVNYKNRRNVSGSAGGATGHPSTTPSLHHSGSTPPAPLPRRNLNRGYQQLRVWQDAIDLYRLTCETFQNWPFERKKIVSQAIASADSVHRNIAEGYCRRTIREYLQALNISLGSLGESVSGYFAYQRAGQITPEQFEMLDALAFRLENGMLRLVESLERKRDEGSWTEAVVLRESNEVYGSEAKNWIAGETE
- a CDS encoding DUF1553 domain-containing protein; translation: FDRVDTTATTWLGLTMACAQCHDHKYDPMTQRDYYGMMALFNQLPENGLAGGGKRIRAAGPTLDLSSPEQKKQLAGWEAELKNLEAEANLAGKREVAWTNWSATVETNRANLPHNITPILAQPAAERSEADKKAVRRHFEEKVWPDLAKKDPLGKKVDVLKGRITNLKNEEMPRVMVMEDTKPRDTFILDRGEYLKPKAKVTFAPPSFLPPQPAGAASNRLGFAHWLFQPEHPLTARVQVNRMWQYFFGNGLVKTVEDLGVQSEVPVHRDLLDWLAVEFRERAWSQKHIHRLIVTSATYRQSSRATPELIQRDPENRLMARASRFRMPSLILRDVALSASGLLDARIGGAPVYPYQPDAVWETLAITKERDFTYPASKGADLYRRSLYTFWRRTVGPVNMFDASARQTCRVGAGTTSTPLHALTTLNDVTWMEAARVLAEKTLHSERSRDAQLTFAFRRVLGRVPTKNDLKLLARAYDRQHAIYAADAEAATKLVSSGAAARDKELNPADHAAMSTVCLALFNLDEALTRE